The genomic stretch GGCCAGGTCCGCACTTGATTATTTTGTGAATTTTCCCGCCCGATGACGAGTCTTCTTTGCGGCAACCGAGAATCGCCCCCCACGCCCGATTTGCCGTGGGACTCTCTATTTTGCAGATTGCACACAGCTGTCGTACTGTTAGCATGACTGGCTCGTACAGTTCTCAACGCATGAAGAAATGGATCATACTGGCCGTCGTCCTGGCGGGATGTGCCTGGGGATTTCAAAAATGGCACGCCACACTTCCCCCCGGGGGCTCCTCGTCCGCCGCCGGCCAACCCACCACGGCGGTGGTCGAGACGCGGGACATTCATTTCGCCGTGAGCGCGGCAGGTGAAATCGGTCCGGCCGACCAGGTTTCCGTCCGCCCGGAAATCAATGGAAAAATCCTCACCTTGCCCGTGGACATTGGTGATCGCGTGAAAAAGGACAGCGTGTTGTTCACACTGGATGACCAGGATCTGCAAACGGACCGCTCCTCGAAACTGATCGAGATCGAGGCCGCAAAACTGCAGCTGGAGAAGGCCAGCCGGGACTACGAACGGTCCAAACAACTTTTCGCCGACAAACTTATCTCCCAGGAACTCTTCGAAGACACCAGGACGCAATATGAACTGGCCCGGAACGCGCTCGACCGGACCGAAAAGGCGTTGCACCTGGTCGAATACCAATTGACCAAGACGAAAATCCTGGCGCCGTTCGATTGCACTGTTCTGACGAGGCCGGTTTCGGTCGGGCAGGCCGTCTCCGGGTCTGGCGGGTTTAACAGTGGAACCGAAGTGCTGACCATCGCCAACCTGAGTGAAATGGTCATCAACGCGCACATCAATCAGGCCGACGTCACCCGGCTCAAGATGGGGCAACAGGTCGAGGTGGCGGTCGAGGCCGTGCCCGGCCTGAAAGTCAACGGCACCGTTGAACGGATCGCGCCGCAGGCCACCATCAAGAACAACATCAAGGGATTCGCCGCGCGTATTCTTCTGAAGGACGTTGATCCGCGCGTCCGGCCCGGCATGACGGCAAACGTTCAGATACCTGTCGCCTCCGC from Candidatus Angelobacter sp. encodes the following:
- a CDS encoding efflux RND transporter periplasmic adaptor subunit; translation: MKKWIILAVVLAGCAWGFQKWHATLPPGGSSSAAGQPTTAVVETRDIHFAVSAAGEIGPADQVSVRPEINGKILTLPVDIGDRVKKDSVLFTLDDQDLQTDRSSKLIEIEAAKLQLEKASRDYERSKQLFADKLISQELFEDTRTQYELARNALDRTEKALHLVEYQLTKTKILAPFDCTVLTRPVSVGQAVSGSGGFNSGTEVLTIANLSEMVINAHINQADVTRLKMGQQVEVAVEAVPGLKVNGTVERIAPQATIKNNIKGFAARILLKDVDPRVRPGMTANVQIPVASADNVVAVPLAAVFTETDPDTGETERYVFVKKDDGFERRPVQIGVSDFFFAEIQKGLSPGEVVALEMPEAEKARAIKNPLVMLPGGSESSGATARSGAGKGTSKTNAPASAQRPAGGVRRSGT